Genomic DNA from Desulfovibrio porci:
ATGGCTCCCAGAGGCAGGGGCACGTGAAACGCGCCTTCCCACCATTCCCCCAGGTCCAGCAGTTTGGTCAGGCCCAGGCGCTGATAAGTGAAGCGGCCCTCGTGGATGATCACGCCCAGATCCGCGTCGCCGCGCGCCACGGCGGGCATGACTTCATTGAAGAGCATCTCTTGACGCGGCCCCTGAAAGCCGCCGTGCAGGGTCAGCAGCAGATTGGCCGTGGTCAGCAGGCCGGGCACGGCCACCCGCGCCGTGGCCCAGGCCTCGGACGGCAAGGGCTCGCGGGCCACCACCAGAGGTCCGCAGCCCCAACCCAGTGCCGCGCCCGAAGCCAGCAGGGCGTAATCGTCCATAATCCGCGCGGCCGCGCCCAGAGACATCTTGGTCACGTCCAGCTCTTTGCGCCGGGCCATGCCGTTGAGTTCCTCCACATCGGCCAGATGCGGCCGGAAGGCCACGGGCGCGGGCACCAGCCCGTGCAGCAGGGCATGGAAAATATAGGTGTCGTTGGGGCAGGGCGAAAGGCCCAGGGACAACGATTCGGGCAAAGAAGCGGACATTTTTTTCCTCACATTGACAGCGCACGCCGGGCGGGCTTAGTCTTGACGGCGGCCATCTTGGCCGCCACTCCAGCGTACAGGAATGACACATGTTTGACGCCCCATACTACGCCGCACTGGGCCTTTCGTCCATCCATGAAAAAGTGCTGTCCGGCCGACGCCTGAGTTTCGACGACGGCCTCGCCCTGTTCAACTGCCCGGACATCACCGCCGTGGGCGCGCTTGCCCTGCACGCGCGCCGCCGCCTGCACGGCGACGCGGCCTTTTACGTGGTCAACCGGCAGATCAACTACACCAACGTCTGCGTCAACGGCTGCACCTTCTGCGCCTTCCGCCGCGACGAGGACGAGGAGCCCGGCGCGTTCCGCCTGAGCAAGGAGG
This window encodes:
- a CDS encoding 1,4-dihydroxy-6-naphthoate synthase, with amino-acid sequence MSASLPESLSLGLSPCPNDTYIFHALLHGLVPAPVAFRPHLADVEELNGMARRKELDVTKMSLGAAARIMDDYALLASGAALGWGCGPLVVAREPLPSEAWATARVAVPGLLTTANLLLTLHGGFQGPRQEMLFNEVMPAVARGDADLGVIIHEGRFTYQRLGLTKLLDLGEWWEGAFHVPLPLGAIAVRRNVPLETARAVQTAIAASLSYARAHPQASGDFVRAHAQELEESVTRAHIETFVTDYSLDLGEAGRAAIEQLVGRAAMLEGLRIPPQGLFLG